In Phacochoerus africanus isolate WHEZ1 chromosome 2, ROS_Pafr_v1, whole genome shotgun sequence, one DNA window encodes the following:
- the LOC125120322 gene encoding olfactory receptor 1G1-like, with the protein MKAGNHTFGVSEFLLLGLSEQQEQQPLLFGIFLAMYLITVVGNIVISLAIGSGPQLHTPMYFFLANFSLTDLALSSTTVPKMLVNIQAHRRTITYTGCLSQIYFFLWLVGLDVFLLAVMAYDRFVAICHPLHYNLVMSPRYCVLLVVMSLILTHSYSLTHTILLAQLSFCTDNTIPHFFCELLPLLKLSCSDTYANQCVLTYWGGGLTILIPLLIIISYARIVAAIVRIPSARGKWKAFSTCSSHLLAICLFYASAIGVYFLPSSADAASKDRFAAVMYAVVTPMLNPFIYGLRNRDMKRALGRLLSRRALQSP; encoded by the coding sequence ATGAaagcaggaaaccacacatttggAGTCTCTGAATTCCTCCTCCTGGGCCTGTCTGAGCAGCAGGAACAGCAGCCTCTCCTCTTTGGCATCTTCTTGGCCATGTACCTGATCACCGTGGTGGGGAATATTGTCATCAGCCTGGCCATTGGCTCTGGTCCACagctccacacccccatgtacttcttcctagCTAACTTCTCCCTCACTGACCTGGCTTTATCATCTACCACGGTCCCCAAGATGCTGGTCAACATCCAGGCTCACAGGCGTACCATCACCTATACTGGCTGCCTGTCTCAGATCTACTTCTTCCTGTGGCTCGTCGGTCTAGATGTGTTCCTCCTGGCAGTGATGGCATATGACCGGTTTGTGGCTATCTGCCATCCTCTGCACTACAACTTGGTCATGAGCCCCAGATACTGCGTCCTGCTAGTGGTCATGTCCCTAATCCTCACACATTCATACTCTCTAACCCACACCATTCTCTTGGCTCAGTTATCCTTCTGCACTGACAACACCATCCCCCACTTCTTTTGTGAACTTCTCCCCCTGTTGAAGCTCTCTTGTTCCGACACCTATGCCAACCAGTGTGTGTTGACCTACTGGGGAGGGGGGTTAACCATCTTGATCCCCTTGCTAATCATCATTTCTTATGCCCGCATCGTGGCTGCCATTGTGAGAATCCCATCAGCAAGGGGGAAGTGgaaggccttctccacctgcagCTCCCACCTCTTGGCAATTTGTTTGTTCTATGCATCTGCTATAGGGGTgtacttccttccctcctctgccgATGCAGCCAGCAAGGACAGGTTTGCAGCAGTGATGTATGCTGTGGtgacccccatgctgaacccatTCATCTATGGCCTGAGAAACAGAGACATGAAGAGGGCCTTGGGGAGACTCCTGAGCAGAAGGGCACTGCAATCTCCATGA